One Nocardia farcinica genomic region harbors:
- a CDS encoding DNA-3-methyladenine glycosylase gives MAVVSVEELVVDPPTAARRLLGATLRSGQVAVRLVEVEAYGGDAEGPWPDPASHSGRGRTKRNAVMFGPAGYLYVYLSYGMHTCVNVTTGPDGTASAVLLRAGEVVDGLDVVRGRRPTARTDADLARGPGNFGTALGIALDDYGTALFDPAAPIRLELADPLPAALIADGPRVGVSSEADRPWRFWLPSSPAVSAYRRSPRAPGAATVRAPR, from the coding sequence ATGGCCGTCGTGTCTGTCGAGGAACTGGTTGTCGATCCGCCCACCGCCGCCCGCCGGCTGCTCGGTGCCACCCTGCGCTCCGGCCAGGTCGCGGTCCGGCTCGTCGAGGTCGAGGCCTACGGCGGGGATGCGGAGGGCCCGTGGCCGGATCCGGCCTCGCACTCCGGTCGCGGCCGGACCAAGCGCAACGCCGTGATGTTCGGTCCGGCCGGTTACCTCTACGTCTATCTGAGCTACGGGATGCACACCTGCGTCAACGTGACCACCGGGCCCGACGGCACCGCCAGCGCGGTGCTGCTACGCGCGGGCGAGGTGGTCGACGGGCTCGACGTCGTGCGCGGCCGGCGTCCCACCGCCCGCACCGACGCCGACCTCGCCCGCGGGCCGGGCAACTTCGGCACCGCCCTCGGCATCGCGCTCGACGACTACGGCACCGCGCTGTTCGACCCGGCCGCCCCGATTCGCCTGGAGCTGGCCGACCCGCTGCCCGCGGCACTGATCGCCGACGGCCCCCGCGTCGGCGTGAGCAGCGAGGCCGACCGGCCCTGGCGGTTCTGGCTGCCGTCCTCGCCCGCCGTCTCGGCCTACCGGCGCAGCCCCCGTGCGCCCGGCGCGGCCACGGTGCGCGCCCCGCGGTGA
- the tyrS gene encoding tyrosine--tRNA ligase, whose product MSGDIIDELTWRGLIAQSTDLDALRAALAAGPLTLYAGFDPTAASLHAGHLVPLLALRRFQRAGHRPIVLAGGATGLIGDPRDVGERTMNSSDTVAEWARRIRSQLERFVDLDDSPTGAVIVNNMDWTGPLSAVDFLRDIGKHFSVNVMLARDTVKRRLEGDGMSYTEFSYMLLQANDYVQLRRSFGCRLQVGGSDQWGNIIAGVELNRRLDGESVHALTVPLVTSADGKKFGKSTGGGSLWLDPEMTSPYAWYQYFVNTADADVVRYLRWFTFLDREELAELERATAERPHAREAQRRLAAEMTTLVHGEQHTRAVQLASQALFGRGDLRELDEATLGAALREAAGEGEVARVTPGEPATIVDLLVATGLAESRGAARRTVNEGGAAVNNQKIADPDWTPADGDYLHGRWLVVRRGKRNMAGVLRDGN is encoded by the coding sequence GTGAGCGGCGACATCATCGATGAACTGACCTGGCGCGGGTTGATCGCGCAGTCCACCGACCTCGACGCCCTGCGCGCGGCGTTGGCCGCCGGACCGCTGACCCTCTATGCCGGTTTCGATCCCACCGCGGCGAGCCTGCACGCGGGCCACCTCGTCCCGTTGCTGGCGCTCAGGCGGTTCCAGCGGGCCGGTCACCGCCCCATCGTGCTGGCCGGCGGCGCGACCGGTCTCATCGGCGATCCCCGCGACGTCGGCGAGCGCACCATGAACTCCTCCGACACCGTCGCCGAATGGGCCCGGCGCATCCGGTCCCAGCTCGAGCGGTTCGTCGATCTCGACGACTCGCCGACCGGCGCGGTGATCGTGAACAACATGGACTGGACCGGTCCGCTGAGCGCCGTCGATTTCCTGCGCGACATCGGCAAGCACTTCTCGGTGAACGTCATGCTGGCCCGCGACACCGTCAAGCGGCGCCTGGAGGGCGACGGCATGTCCTACACCGAGTTCAGCTACATGCTGCTGCAGGCCAACGACTACGTGCAGCTGCGCCGCAGCTTCGGCTGCCGCCTCCAGGTCGGCGGCTCGGACCAGTGGGGCAACATCATCGCCGGCGTCGAACTCAACCGCCGCCTGGACGGCGAGTCCGTGCACGCGCTCACCGTCCCGCTGGTGACCTCCGCCGACGGCAAGAAGTTCGGCAAGTCCACCGGCGGCGGCAGCCTCTGGCTCGACCCCGAGATGACCAGCCCGTACGCCTGGTACCAGTACTTCGTGAACACCGCGGACGCCGACGTCGTCCGCTACCTGCGCTGGTTCACCTTCCTCGACCGCGAGGAGCTCGCCGAGCTCGAGCGGGCCACGGCCGAACGTCCGCACGCCAGGGAGGCGCAGCGCAGGCTCGCCGCCGAGATGACCACGCTGGTGCACGGCGAGCAGCACACCAGGGCGGTACAGCTGGCCAGCCAGGCGCTGTTCGGTCGCGGCGACCTGCGCGAGCTGGACGAGGCGACGCTCGGTGCGGCCCTGCGGGAAGCCGCGGGGGAGGGCGAGGTCGCACGGGTCACGCCCGGCGAGCCGGCCACGATCGTCGACCTGCTGGTGGCGACCGGCCTGGCCGAGAGCCGGGGCGCGGCCCGTCGCACCGTCAACGAGGGCGGCGCCGCGGTGAACAACCAGAAGATCGCCGATCCGGACTGGACCCCCGCCGACGGCGACTACCTGCACGGACGCTGGCTGGTCGTGCGCCGCGGCAAGCGCAATATGGCCGGCGTGCTGCGCGACGGAAATTGA